In Levilactobacillus brevis, a single genomic region encodes these proteins:
- a CDS encoding TetM/TetW/TetO/TetS family tetracycline resistance ribosomal protection protein: MKHIVAGIIAHVDAGKTTLSEALLYRSGALRQLGRVDNGDAFLDPDDLEKQRGITIFSHQASLQHGDLDLTLLDTPGHVDFASQTEQVLSVLDYAILVVSATDGIQGYTRTLWRLLQHYRVPTFIFVNKMDADTADRERVLAQLQQVFSPGCIAFNDETTADGAIPAASYEDLAMQDDAVLADFLDSGTVADATVRQMIQARQVFPCYFGAALKLAGIDSLLAGLEQWTQAVTYPAEFGAKVFKISHDDKGERLTWLRLTGGVLANKDVILDEQKVNPLRVYDGAKFTIQSQVTAGEVCAIPNLTATHPGQGLGQQAAGRTPEIQPVLNYTLDPKDNDIHTCLTILRQLEDEDPQLHVAWSSHLQEIRVQIMGAVQLEILQQILRERFNLDVGFGAGSILYKETLTQAVEGVGHFEPLRHYAEVHLLMQPAPRGSGVTFAADCDLEILGKNWQHQVLTSLRAKEHLGVLTGAPLTDVKIALVTGRASIVHSVGGDFREATWRAVRQGLMMAQAAGHAELLEPWYRFRLEVGQEQVGRAMTDIQRMHGQFDTPDTAAGTNAAAGMTVLTGTAPVSEMQGYVQEVNAYTHGQGQLECLIDGYRPCHNAAEVVAAADYDPVGDLDNTPGSVFCAHGAGYPVHWDDVPGMAHVDYAYSAADLAKLKITE, translated from the coding sequence ATGAAGCACATCGTAGCGGGAATTATTGCCCACGTCGATGCCGGGAAGACCACGCTGTCAGAGGCGTTGTTATACCGGTCCGGCGCGTTGCGGCAATTGGGGCGCGTGGATAACGGCGACGCCTTTCTTGATCCCGATGATCTGGAAAAACAGCGTGGCATTACGATCTTTTCCCATCAGGCGAGTCTCCAGCACGGTGACCTCGATCTCACGTTACTGGATACCCCGGGGCACGTGGATTTTGCCTCCCAAACGGAACAAGTTTTAAGTGTCCTCGATTATGCCATCTTAGTGGTTTCGGCCACCGATGGCATTCAGGGGTATACGCGGACGTTGTGGCGCCTGTTGCAACATTACCGGGTCCCCACGTTTATCTTTGTCAATAAAATGGACGCGGATACCGCCGACCGTGAGCGGGTCTTGGCCCAGCTCCAACAGGTCTTTTCGCCGGGGTGTATTGCCTTTAACGATGAGACGACTGCGGACGGGGCTATTCCAGCGGCGTCCTACGAGGATCTCGCCATGCAAGACGACGCGGTACTGGCGGACTTCTTGGATAGCGGCACGGTGGCTGATGCGACCGTGCGTCAAATGATTCAGGCACGTCAGGTTTTCCCCTGTTACTTTGGGGCGGCCTTGAAGTTGGCTGGGATTGACAGCCTACTGGCGGGCCTCGAACAGTGGACGCAGGCCGTGACCTACCCCGCTGAATTTGGCGCGAAGGTTTTTAAAATTTCTCACGACGATAAGGGTGAGCGACTCACGTGGTTGCGGTTAACCGGGGGCGTTTTAGCCAATAAAGACGTGATCCTCGACGAACAAAAGGTGAATCCGCTACGGGTGTATGACGGGGCTAAATTCACCATTCAGTCCCAAGTGACTGCGGGTGAAGTCTGTGCCATTCCTAACCTGACGGCGACACATCCGGGTCAGGGGTTGGGTCAGCAGGCCGCGGGACGAACGCCGGAAATTCAGCCGGTGTTAAACTACACGTTGGACCCCAAGGACAATGATATTCACACGTGTCTGACGATTCTCCGCCAGCTGGAGGACGAAGATCCTCAGCTTCACGTGGCGTGGTCCAGTCATTTACAAGAGATTCGCGTTCAGATCATGGGCGCCGTTCAATTGGAAATTCTCCAGCAAATCTTACGCGAACGATTCAACCTCGACGTCGGTTTTGGCGCGGGGAGCATTCTCTACAAGGAGACGTTGACCCAGGCGGTAGAAGGCGTGGGCCACTTCGAACCGTTGCGTCACTACGCTGAAGTTCACCTCCTCATGCAACCAGCACCGCGGGGCAGTGGCGTCACCTTTGCGGCCGACTGTGACTTGGAAATTCTCGGGAAAAACTGGCAGCATCAAGTGCTGACGAGCCTGCGGGCCAAGGAACATTTGGGTGTCTTGACGGGCGCCCCACTGACGGACGTCAAGATTGCCTTGGTGACCGGTCGTGCCAGTATCGTGCATTCGGTGGGCGGTGACTTTCGTGAGGCCACCTGGCGTGCGGTACGGCAAGGTTTGATGATGGCGCAGGCAGCTGGTCACGCTGAACTGCTGGAACCATGGTATCGTTTCCGGTTGGAGGTCGGTCAGGAGCAGGTCGGTCGAGCGATGACGGATATTCAGCGCATGCATGGGCAGTTTGATACGCCCGACACAGCTGCTGGTACCAATGCAGCTGCGGGCATGACGGTTCTGACGGGAACGGCCCCGGTCAGCGAGATGCAGGGTTACGTGCAGGAAGTCAATGCCTACACGCACGGTCAGGGCCAACTGGAATGTTTGATCGACGGCTACCGACCGTGCCACAATGCGGCGGAAGTCGTTGCGGCCGCGGATTATGATCCGGTCGGTGATTTGGATAACACGCCGGGGTCCGTCTTCTGTGCGCACGGCGCGGGCTACCCCGTTCACTGGGATGATGTCCCGGGGATGGCGCACGTGGATTATGCGTATTCGGCGGCTGACTTGGCAAAATTAAAAATAACGGAATAA
- a CDS encoding type 1 glutamine amidotransferase, with the protein MRLNVLQHTSDEGPGAIVSWARQRGYTLYTYHPDQFGQLPTADETDLLVVLGGPMSPNDEYPWIKQERALIRELLNRDVPIFGACFGAQQITKTLGYPVTKAPAKEVGWAPVYRQGTVIPGLSAQLNVLHWHEEMFTLPETAQLLFSSDRVANQGFVLNHRVVGLQFHIEPEAANVCEMVINDFPYIAGSVLQQTAADILATPVPAENRRALFQILDYITS; encoded by the coding sequence ATGCGTCTAAATGTTTTGCAACACACGTCTGACGAGGGACCCGGAGCCATTGTAAGCTGGGCTCGGCAGCGAGGATATACGCTGTACACGTATCATCCCGACCAATTCGGTCAGTTACCGACGGCGGATGAGACGGACCTACTCGTTGTTTTGGGTGGTCCCATGAGTCCTAACGATGAGTATCCTTGGATCAAGCAGGAGCGGGCCCTCATTAGGGAGCTTTTGAACCGCGACGTTCCTATATTCGGCGCATGCTTCGGTGCGCAGCAGATTACCAAGACGCTGGGGTATCCGGTAACCAAGGCGCCCGCTAAGGAGGTGGGCTGGGCCCCGGTTTATCGGCAAGGTACCGTGATTCCCGGGTTATCCGCCCAACTGAATGTTCTCCACTGGCATGAAGAGATGTTTACCTTACCGGAGACGGCCCAGCTACTCTTTTCTAGTGATCGGGTTGCCAATCAAGGATTTGTCCTGAATCATCGGGTCGTGGGGCTACAATTTCACATCGAACCGGAGGCCGCTAATGTTTGCGAAATGGTCATCAATGACTTCCCTTACATTGCGGGCTCCGTACTCCAGCAAACGGCGGCAGATATTCTAGCAACGCCAGTCCCCGCGGAGAATCGGCGGGCTTTATTTCAAATCTTAGACTATATCACGTCTTAA
- a CDS encoding DUF1097 domain-containing protein, whose protein sequence is MKISKKVWFDALGVGLFTLVYSLIMGGLSLWMGSAAFIAVSYFFGAGFPKDKLWNILLSFALGIVWGLIAFRLLQIPSLSSLWPSAVMFGVMTFIVLFLQGTIMKFTVVPAWLIAWGTTMLIITNITVHNWSLFVVQLYGSMLLGIFVIGYASDAFNWVMFRLFPDKKAAKSPETLAEDEQD, encoded by the coding sequence ATGAAAATTAGTAAAAAAGTCTGGTTCGATGCGCTTGGCGTTGGGCTGTTCACGCTGGTCTACAGTCTGATTATGGGGGGCTTGTCGCTATGGATGGGATCCGCGGCCTTTATTGCCGTCTCGTATTTCTTTGGCGCCGGTTTTCCCAAGGACAAGCTCTGGAACATCCTGCTGAGCTTTGCGCTGGGGATTGTCTGGGGGCTGATTGCCTTTCGCCTGCTACAGATTCCCAGCCTTTCGTCGCTATGGCCCAGTGCCGTGATGTTTGGCGTGATGACCTTTATCGTCTTGTTTCTGCAGGGGACCATCATGAAATTCACCGTTGTGCCGGCCTGGCTCATTGCCTGGGGGACCACGATGCTCATCATCACCAATATCACCGTCCACAACTGGTCACTCTTTGTTGTCCAACTCTACGGGTCCATGTTGCTGGGGATCTTCGTGATCGGCTACGCCTCGGACGCCTTTAACTGGGTGATGTTCCGGCTATTTCCGGATAAGAAAGCAGCTAAGTCACCAGAAACACTCGCCGAAGATGAACAGGATTAA
- a CDS encoding proline iminopeptidase-family hydrolase encodes MQIQEGYMPFQTYHTYYRIVGDLHNGQTPLLLLHGGPGSTHNYFEAFDELTATTGRPIVMYDQLGCGQSDMPDDPQLWRAQTWVAELQALRDYLGLTKIHLLGQSWGGMLAIIYLCDHQPRGIQSLTLASTLSSAQLWAREQHRMIGFMSVADQSAIAQAERSGDFTTPAYQTANQHFMTRHAAGPVTADSPAFLRRAKRPGTVAYNTAWGPNEYFPTGTLRDYEYTAKLARITTPTLVTSGVNDLCTPLIAKTMVDHLPNAEWTLFAHSRHMAFIEEPAAYLARLTTWLAQHDA; translated from the coding sequence ATGCAGATACAAGAAGGTTACATGCCGTTTCAAACGTACCACACCTACTACCGAATAGTGGGGGACCTGCACAACGGGCAAACGCCGCTGTTACTGTTACACGGCGGTCCCGGGTCGACCCACAATTATTTCGAAGCGTTCGATGAACTGACGGCCACGACCGGGCGGCCCATCGTGATGTACGATCAACTCGGTTGCGGGCAGTCGGACATGCCGGACGACCCGCAACTTTGGCGTGCGCAGACCTGGGTGGCCGAGCTGCAGGCCCTGCGTGACTATCTCGGGTTGACCAAGATTCACCTATTGGGACAATCGTGGGGTGGCATGCTGGCCATCATCTATCTGTGTGACCACCAGCCACGGGGAATTCAGAGCCTCACACTGGCCAGCACGCTTTCGTCGGCCCAGCTCTGGGCGCGAGAACAGCACCGGATGATTGGATTCATGAGTGTCGCGGACCAGTCGGCTATCGCGCAAGCCGAACGCAGCGGGGATTTCACAACACCCGCCTATCAGACGGCCAATCAACATTTCATGACGCGTCACGCGGCCGGCCCCGTGACGGCGGACTCGCCGGCGTTCTTACGGCGGGCTAAACGGCCGGGCACCGTGGCCTACAACACGGCCTGGGGACCCAACGAGTATTTTCCCACGGGGACCCTCAGAGACTACGAGTACACGGCCAAACTCGCTCGGATCACGACGCCCACGTTGGTCACCAGTGGTGTCAATGACCTCTGTACGCCGCTTATCGCCAAGACGATGGTCGATCACCTGCCAAACGCCGAATGGACGCTGTTCGCCCACAGTCGGCACATGGCCTTCATCGAAGAACCGGCCGCCTATCTGGCACGGTTGACGACGTGGTTGGCACAACATGATGCGTAA
- a CDS encoding MarR family winged helix-turn-helix transcriptional regulator, giving the protein MATSQFDLDSCIMCITSRSSKLFANKFNDALTPMGINRSAWMALYYIDQQAQIRQRDLAELIGITGPSMVKIVNQLRADALITVAVSTKDHRARLLTLTTAGENLLKQSIPLAEAFREQVTAGIPQADLDTLDRVMEQMMANANDL; this is encoded by the coding sequence ATGGCAACATCTCAATTCGACTTGGACAGCTGTATCATGTGCATTACTTCCCGCAGTAGTAAGCTTTTCGCCAATAAATTCAACGACGCGTTGACCCCCATGGGCATCAACCGCAGCGCCTGGATGGCCCTCTACTACATCGATCAGCAGGCCCAAATCCGGCAGCGCGATCTGGCCGAGCTCATCGGCATCACCGGCCCTAGCATGGTCAAAATCGTCAATCAGTTGCGGGCCGACGCGCTCATCACGGTGGCGGTCAGTACCAAGGACCACCGTGCCCGCCTACTCACGCTGACGACGGCAGGTGAAAACCTGTTAAAGCAAAGTATTCCGCTAGCTGAAGCCTTCCGCGAACAGGTGACGGCCGGCATTCCGCAAGCCGATCTGGACACGCTCGATCGGGTGATGGAACAGATGATGGCTAACGCGAACGACCTTTAA
- a CDS encoding OsmC family protein has translation MERYQATARKTMSGLQVDVHSRGVHTTIDEPQSLGGTNTGMNPVELLLSSLGTSLQATAAELAPENKFEYEQMTVNLEGDLDAAGFMGDPDIRNGFQEIRYTLQFKTQASQAECGRFADLVAANCPVEDMLKNGVTVALDQVEIV, from the coding sequence ATGGAAAGATATCAAGCAACGGCCAGAAAAACCATGTCGGGTCTACAAGTTGACGTTCATTCTCGTGGCGTACATACCACCATCGACGAGCCGCAGAGCTTGGGTGGGACGAACACGGGGATGAATCCAGTGGAACTACTCTTGAGCTCACTGGGCACGTCCCTCCAAGCAACGGCGGCTGAATTGGCGCCGGAAAACAAGTTTGAATATGAGCAAATGACCGTCAATCTAGAAGGTGATCTGGATGCTGCTGGCTTTATGGGTGACCCAGACATTCGCAATGGATTTCAAGAAATTCGGTATACCCTTCAGTTCAAGACGCAAGCCTCGCAAGCCGAATGCGGCCGCTTTGCGGATTTGGTAGCGGCTAATTGTCCGGTCGAAGATATGCTGAAAAATGGGGTCACGGTCGCATTAGATCAAGTTGAGATTGTTTAA
- a CDS encoding OsmC family protein translates to MAMETFKVQVTSTDQPKEYQATVRDFTVKLAPDSTTANSPHEAVLQALGACEAIVMASFNKQQGFTYRDVYYTLEGLKSSDAQRPGLERIGVAVHLDTPESKKKCQEFMTFTENTCPVMDNLTHTVPVKRTGVTVVA, encoded by the coding sequence ATGGCAATGGAGACGTTTAAAGTTCAGGTAACCAGTACCGACCAACCGAAAGAATATCAAGCAACCGTTCGCGATTTTACGGTAAAATTAGCGCCTGATTCCACGACGGCCAACAGCCCTCACGAGGCGGTGTTACAAGCGCTCGGGGCCTGCGAGGCCATCGTGATGGCGTCCTTCAATAAGCAACAGGGCTTCACCTACCGGGATGTTTACTACACCCTAGAAGGGTTAAAATCTAGCGATGCCCAGCGCCCGGGACTGGAGCGCATCGGTGTGGCCGTTCATTTGGATACGCCCGAGTCGAAAAAAAAGTGTCAGGAATTTATGACCTTTACCGAGAACACCTGTCCGGTCATGGACAACTTAACCCATACAGTTCCGGTGAAGCGGACCGGTGTCACGGTCGTTGCATGA
- the yaaA gene encoding peroxide stress protein YaaA, with the protein MKIIIAPAKKMVVDPDTFACDGRPQYLDQTRQILIRLRQLDYDQAKALWHCSNKLARPNYAWLQELDLTRQLTPALLAFSGIQYQYMAPDLFTAPALAYVRANLRILSGFYGILRPFDGVVPYRLEMQSRLSVNHHHNLYAFWGSQLYRALTPTPEPIINLASQEYAKTIRPYLAPQQPFVTVVFGSLVNGQLKVKATLAKMARGEMVRFLAEHQVQTVAAVTRFDHPDWQYAPDRSTASELVFIYRH; encoded by the coding sequence GTGAAAATCATCATTGCGCCCGCCAAAAAGATGGTTGTCGATCCCGACACCTTTGCCTGTGACGGCCGGCCGCAGTATCTGGACCAGACACGCCAAATCTTGATCCGGTTGCGGCAACTCGACTACGACCAAGCCAAGGCGCTCTGGCACTGTAGCAACAAGCTGGCCCGGCCGAACTACGCCTGGCTGCAAGAACTCGACTTAACCCGCCAGTTGACGCCGGCCTTGCTGGCCTTCAGCGGCATTCAGTACCAGTACATGGCCCCCGACCTGTTTACCGCACCGGCACTGGCATACGTGCGGGCCAACCTGCGCATTCTCTCCGGTTTTTACGGGATTCTGCGACCATTTGACGGCGTCGTCCCCTACCGGCTGGAAATGCAGTCACGGTTATCCGTTAATCATCACCATAACCTCTACGCCTTCTGGGGTAGTCAGCTGTACCGTGCGCTGACGCCGACGCCAGAACCGATTATCAACCTGGCCTCACAGGAATACGCCAAGACCATCAGACCCTACCTCGCGCCACAACAACCCTTTGTGACCGTCGTCTTCGGTAGTCTGGTCAACGGCCAACTCAAGGTGAAGGCGACGTTGGCCAAGATGGCCCGCGGTGAAATGGTCCGCTTCTTGGCCGAGCATCAGGTCCAGACGGTGGCGGCCGTCACGCGCTTCGACCATCCCGACTGGCAGTACGCACCGGACCGGTCGACGGCTAGTGAGCTGGTGTTTATTTATCGGCACTAG
- a CDS encoding glycosyl hydrolase family 30, whose product MRKFKHEFWTTTSGDLTQRRAPLATPDYQTDAATAKKIIIDPTDKHQDWKGAGAAITDSAAHLLWQDMDAQQRHDLLTELFDPEQGGFSSVRVPLGSCDFQSQAYYTYDDMPYGEHDNKLEHFSIGEGQPGAPDATKDLKNIVPVLQEILQINPALKIIASPWSGPAWMKNTGHLTHGGHLRFGEFTGNGYTEENRFEYIYAQYFIRYIEEYRKLGIPIYGLTIQNEPSNAAHWPAMIWTIPELASFGYKYLRPALNRAFPDTKLYLLDDSFHALTKPIEEEVTPAEAAAFDGLAVHTYSGPFENLYNANRTYPNWDVVMTERRCMMTDDPEESAHIMFSVIGNWLVHNGLSMITLWNLALDERGLPNAADSTGREGVVTIDHTTGKVQRNLEYFMLRNFGQDVPTGSTVIGSTNYTKDGYTGSLGSVAFLGANGDIVAHLYNPTDTPIKAAVTVNGDGDHWQIATVPAYGTVTLHKSDGEINTSTIPADDDFALNPTPANHDDVAPGQSAGSQLV is encoded by the coding sequence ATGAGAAAATTTAAACACGAATTTTGGACCACGACTTCTGGCGACCTCACCCAACGGCGTGCACCGCTGGCCACCCCGGATTACCAGACCGACGCGGCGACGGCCAAGAAGATCATCATCGATCCGACCGACAAGCACCAAGACTGGAAAGGGGCCGGAGCCGCCATCACCGACTCCGCCGCACATTTACTCTGGCAAGACATGGACGCCCAGCAACGTCACGACTTGTTGACCGAACTCTTCGATCCTGAGCAAGGCGGCTTCTCGAGCGTCCGGGTACCTTTAGGGTCGTGTGACTTCCAGAGTCAGGCCTACTACACCTACGACGACATGCCTTACGGCGAGCACGACAACAAGCTGGAACACTTCTCCATTGGCGAAGGCCAACCCGGTGCACCGGATGCGACGAAAGACCTAAAGAACATCGTGCCCGTTTTACAGGAAATCCTGCAAATTAACCCGGCACTGAAGATCATCGCCTCCCCGTGGTCCGGTCCCGCTTGGATGAAAAACACCGGTCACTTGACCCACGGTGGTCATCTGCGCTTTGGCGAATTTACCGGCAACGGCTACACCGAAGAGAACCGCTTCGAATACATCTACGCCCAATACTTCATTCGCTACATTGAAGAATATCGCAAGTTGGGGATTCCGATCTACGGCTTGACGATTCAAAATGAACCTTCGAACGCCGCTCATTGGCCAGCCATGATCTGGACGATTCCTGAATTGGCCAGCTTCGGCTACAAGTATCTGCGGCCAGCGCTGAATCGCGCCTTCCCCGACACCAAGTTATACCTGCTGGACGACAGTTTCCACGCGTTGACCAAGCCAATCGAAGAAGAAGTGACGCCGGCCGAGGCCGCCGCCTTTGACGGACTGGCGGTTCACACCTACTCCGGGCCATTTGAGAACCTCTACAACGCCAACCGGACCTATCCCAACTGGGACGTGGTCATGACCGAACGGCGCTGCATGATGACCGATGACCCCGAAGAGTCCGCTCACATCATGTTCAGCGTGATTGGCAACTGGCTGGTTCACAACGGCCTGAGCATGATTACGCTCTGGAACCTCGCGTTGGATGAACGGGGCTTGCCAAACGCCGCGGATTCCACCGGCCGGGAAGGGGTTGTCACCATCGACCACACCACCGGGAAGGTTCAGCGGAACCTCGAGTACTTCATGCTGCGTAACTTCGGCCAAGACGTACCGACTGGCTCGACCGTCATCGGTTCGACCAATTACACCAAGGACGGCTATACCGGTAGTCTCGGTTCCGTGGCCTTTCTCGGCGCTAACGGCGACATCGTGGCCCACCTCTACAACCCAACGGACACGCCCATCAAGGCGGCCGTGACGGTTAACGGCGATGGCGATCACTGGCAAATCGCGACGGTCCCCGCTTACGGTACGGTCACGCTACACAAGTCCGATGGCGAGATAAACACCTCGACCATCCCCGCCGACGATGACTTTGCACTGAACCCGACGCCGGCCAACCACGATGACGTGGCGCCTGGCCAGAGTGCCGGTAGCCAGCTCGTTTAA